A region of Lacinutrix sp. Hel_I_90 DNA encodes the following proteins:
- a CDS encoding DUF2157 domain-containing protein, translated as MKSNFTKELPELVENAVISQEIATKIERYYESKSNTSPNRLFTVFAVLGSILVGLGIILMLAHNWDNFSKTVKTIFAFAPLVIGQILAGFSILKEKNQTWKEGSGTFLFFAVGASLAMVSQIYNIPGSFTSYMLTWILLSVPLLYLLKSHVLALLHIIYATIYACNYGYAYGGKAPWLFLGLILLLLPYYIVLLRNRPKANITSVFNWLLPLSLVITLGAFITTLDVLIFLSYSVLFGLFYNLGKLPRFDTLKLRQNGYLVLGSLGTVVLLLITSFRWLWEEVLSMSSFSGNEITLVVVLFVSALCVLSYLFLKKRIEKFNGFHFIFIIMTVLFFVGLGNDVIPTIITNVLLLLLGVYTVKTGIDKMHFGALNYGMIIITALISCRFFDTNMSFVIRGLLFVIVGVGFFVTNYVMLRKQNAKENKTLK; from the coding sequence ATGAAATCAAATTTCACAAAAGAATTACCAGAATTGGTTGAAAACGCAGTAATCTCTCAAGAGATAGCTACTAAAATCGAACGGTATTACGAGTCTAAATCCAATACTAGTCCTAATCGATTATTTACTGTTTTTGCTGTATTAGGTTCTATTTTAGTGGGGCTTGGTATTATTTTGATGCTGGCACACAACTGGGACAATTTCTCAAAAACGGTTAAAACAATTTTTGCTTTTGCACCATTGGTGATTGGACAAATACTGGCTGGCTTTTCAATTTTAAAGGAAAAAAATCAAACATGGAAAGAGGGCTCAGGAACATTTTTGTTTTTTGCAGTTGGTGCCTCTTTGGCAATGGTGAGCCAGATTTATAATATTCCAGGAAGTTTTACGAGTTATATGCTCACTTGGATTTTACTGAGTGTGCCATTACTATATCTTTTAAAATCTCATGTGCTTGCCTTATTACATATTATATACGCAACGATATATGCTTGCAACTATGGGTATGCTTATGGAGGTAAGGCGCCTTGGCTGTTTTTAGGGCTTATTTTATTACTACTGCCGTATTATATAGTGCTATTGCGAAACAGGCCAAAGGCTAATATTACTTCGGTTTTTAATTGGTTACTACCATTAAGTTTAGTAATCACTTTAGGGGCGTTTATTACAACCTTAGATGTGCTAATTTTCTTGTCTTATAGTGTGCTGTTTGGTCTGTTTTATAATTTAGGTAAACTGCCTCGGTTCGATACTTTAAAATTAAGACAAAATGGATATTTGGTTTTAGGCTCTTTAGGTACGGTTGTTTTACTTTTAATCACCAGCTTTCGTTGGCTGTGGGAAGAAGTGCTAAGCATGTCTTCATTCTCAGGAAATGAAATAACGCTAGTTGTGGTGCTTTTTGTCTCAGCGTTATGTGTTTTAAGTTATTTATTTTTGAAAAAACGGATAGAGAAATTCAATGGCTTTCATTTTATTTTTATAATTATGACGGTCTTGTTTTTTGTTGGTTTAGGAAATGATGTTATACCAACTATTATTACGAATGTACTCTTATTGCTTTTAGGAGTATATACAGTAAAAACAGGAATTGATAAAATGCATTTTGGTGCTTTAAACTATGGAATGATTATTATTACCGCACTCATATCTTGTAGATTTTTTGATACTAATATGAGTTTTGTTATTCGTGGGTTGCTTTTTGTAATCGTTGGCGTTGGCTTTTTTGTAACCAATTATGTTATGCTTAGAAAGCAGAACGCGAAAGAAAATAAAACATTAAAATAA
- a CDS encoding GDYXXLXY domain-containing protein, with protein MKLIYLFMLFVALAITQLFVPVHMIFGEENVLNTGKAYKFKTAPVDPSDPYRGKYITLQYDINSITTNDSIWKRNEAIYVYIEEDSLGFAELVKVSKTPLAIENDYVIAEVNWYDDYVKKVNFQLPFNRFYMEESKAKPAELAFRKAQRDSLPNNVYALVFIKEGKAVLQDVFINDIPIAESAYLKE; from the coding sequence ATGAAATTGATATACCTGTTTATGTTATTTGTAGCCCTTGCAATAACACAATTATTTGTGCCAGTGCACATGATTTTTGGAGAAGAAAACGTTTTAAATACAGGAAAAGCCTATAAGTTTAAAACAGCACCTGTGGATCCAAGCGACCCTTACAGAGGTAAATACATCACCTTGCAATACGATATAAATTCTATAACCACAAACGATTCAATATGGAAGCGAAACGAAGCTATTTATGTATACATAGAAGAAGATAGCTTGGGTTTTGCGGAGTTGGTTAAAGTAAGTAAAACACCTTTAGCTATAGAAAATGATTATGTTATAGCAGAAGTAAATTGGTATGATGACTATGTTAAAAAAGTGAATTTCCAGTTGCCTTTTAATCGTTTTTATATGGAAGAAAGCAAAGCGAAACCAGCAGAGCTAGCTTTTAGAAAAGCACAACGTGACTCATTACCGAATAATGTTTACGCTTTAGTTTTTATAAAAGAGGGTAAAGCTGTTTTACAAGATGTGTTTATAAATGACATACCTATAGCAGAGTCAGCATATTTGAAGGAGTAA
- a CDS encoding FUSC family membrane protein — protein sequence MKEKLKQLELFLKSSSFDRGIRLGVGIVVPFAVLHFLGYFEYAPAVVIGAFLNAPGDIPGSFKRKVNAILVSIVLTMVITAIILFSKPFFPLLLVALAVISFIVSLISVYGFRASLVSFSGLLAMVLAFAIQKETPNDIWVQVVLMGIGGLWYLVVSFIFQKLTPKKDQNQLLSDTLLLIGEYLKLRAKLLTKKTKRDKLLKQTFVLQNQINDKHETLRETLLTERKRSGRSRYEEKQLLIFISSINIFELIEAKHLDYKMLDEIFGQRKEFLKASKRLNKIMGNHLIRLSELLIQKDNIPNKNKLLNALSKTNESITNYIDTVKLPEAREGALVLKNLYDYQEQLLQEIRAIRRAMANVKEASKISLKRQDSSQFLTLQEYRLNVLIQNFSLNSTMFRHALRFTISILFAYLLGYFLDIQNTYWILLTIIVIMRPSYGLTKVRSKDRIIGTLIGAAVAVGIVLITQNVVVYSILALVSLILAFALIQQNYKSAAALITISIVFVYSLINPDAFEVIQYRVIDTMIGCAIAVVANYVLFPSWEANNLTKVLLNALKMNKKYLLATQALYQEPSKQKLSYNVARKEAFLAISNLNASFQRLTQDPKSKQKEFQLIYEIVTLNQTMISAIASIGNFIVNHKTTPASKEFNVLIKKISNTLQLSFDSLDHKQTHKKVTEETAQDAQETLLDKYQQLSKLRDKNIKQGNTALDTETLHGLQEAYLISNHMSWLKSLSENLKKATERYRSSLVDEQ from the coding sequence TTGAAAGAAAAACTCAAACAGCTCGAATTATTTCTAAAAAGTTCCAGTTTTGACCGAGGCATTCGCCTTGGCGTGGGTATTGTTGTGCCCTTTGCTGTGCTCCATTTTTTAGGGTATTTTGAATATGCACCAGCTGTTGTGATTGGTGCTTTTTTAAATGCGCCAGGTGATATTCCAGGGAGTTTTAAACGTAAGGTCAATGCCATTTTAGTTAGTATTGTATTAACGATGGTTATTACCGCTATCATTCTATTTTCTAAACCTTTTTTCCCACTTTTACTGGTGGCACTTGCAGTCATCTCCTTTATTGTATCGCTAATTTCGGTGTATGGCTTTAGAGCGTCTTTGGTATCCTTCTCTGGCCTGTTAGCCATGGTATTGGCATTTGCCATTCAAAAAGAAACACCAAATGACATTTGGGTTCAGGTGGTCTTAATGGGCATTGGTGGTCTTTGGTATTTGGTGGTGTCCTTTATTTTTCAAAAACTTACGCCTAAAAAAGACCAGAACCAACTATTGTCAGATACGCTTCTGCTTATTGGCGAATATCTAAAATTACGCGCCAAATTATTAACAAAGAAAACCAAGCGTGACAAACTCCTTAAACAAACCTTCGTCCTTCAAAATCAAATCAACGATAAGCACGAAACTCTTCGAGAAACATTACTTACCGAACGTAAACGCTCAGGACGTTCTCGCTATGAAGAAAAGCAACTGCTTATTTTCATTTCCTCTATAAATATCTTTGAATTGATAGAAGCAAAACATTTGGATTATAAAATGCTCGATGAGATTTTTGGTCAACGAAAAGAATTCCTCAAAGCATCCAAAAGGTTGAACAAAATCATGGGTAATCATCTCATCCGCTTGTCGGAATTATTGATTCAAAAAGATAACATACCAAATAAAAACAAACTCTTAAACGCACTATCCAAAACCAACGAATCGATCACCAATTACATTGACACCGTCAAATTACCAGAAGCGCGTGAAGGCGCTTTAGTTTTAAAAAACCTATACGATTACCAAGAGCAACTGCTTCAAGAAATTAGAGCGATTAGGCGGGCTATGGCAAACGTTAAAGAGGCCTCCAAAATATCCTTAAAAAGACAAGATTCAAGTCAGTTTTTAACCCTTCAGGAATACAGACTGAATGTTCTTATTCAAAATTTCAGTTTAAATTCCACAATGTTTAGGCATGCCCTACGCTTTACTATTTCAATACTGTTTGCTTACTTGTTAGGCTATTTTTTGGACATCCAAAACACTTATTGGATTCTGCTCACCATCATTGTTATTATGCGGCCTAGCTATGGGCTAACTAAAGTGCGCTCCAAAGATCGAATTATCGGTACACTCATTGGTGCTGCGGTTGCAGTTGGGATTGTACTAATAACTCAAAATGTAGTCGTCTATTCGATTTTAGCCCTTGTTTCATTGATTTTAGCATTTGCATTGATCCAGCAGAATTATAAGTCTGCCGCTGCATTAATTACCATTAGTATCGTCTTTGTTTATTCATTAATCAATCCTGACGCCTTTGAAGTCATTCAATATCGCGTTATCGACACCATGATTGGATGTGCTATCGCTGTCGTTGCCAATTACGTCCTATTTCCAAGCTGGGAAGCTAATAATTTAACCAAGGTGCTTCTGAACGCTTTGAAAATGAATAAAAAATATCTTTTAGCAACACAAGCGCTGTATCAAGAACCTTCTAAACAAAAACTCTCTTATAATGTAGCAAGGAAAGAGGCATTTCTTGCTATAAGTAATTTAAACGCTTCCTTCCAACGATTAACTCAAGACCCAAAATCGAAGCAGAAAGAATTTCAACTCATTTATGAAATTGTAACGCTTAACCAGACCATGATTTCTGCCATTGCGTCCATTGGTAATTTTATCGTTAATCATAAAACCACGCCTGCTTCAAAAGAGTTTAATGTTCTTATCAAAAAAATTTCCAATACGCTACAGCTATCGTTCGATAGTTTAGACCATAAACAAACCCACAAAAAAGTCACTGAAGAAACCGCTCAAGATGCACAAGAGACCTTGTTAGACAAATACCAGCAATTATCAAAATTACGCGATAAAAACATCAAACAGGGCAACACTGCATTAGATACCGAAACGCTTCATGGGCTTCAGGAAGCCTATTTGATTTCCAATCACATGAGTTGGTTAAAATCCTTGTCGGAAAACCTAAAAAAGGCGACTGAACGCTACCGTTCCTCTCTCGTAGATGAGCAATAG
- a CDS encoding Zn-dependent hydrolase, translating into MKKAISLLVFVCIFSCKEEAKETETSVTETPKFEMQTNLDKYVSVKLISDLSVLSAKEKQMLPILIEAANKMNDLFWYEAYGDCDALLNSIADEDTKKFVKINYGPWDRLDNNKPFVDGVGEKPKGANFYPKDMTKEAFEKARMDNKSSLYNFVRRDSEGKLFTIPYHEKFEVEVKHVSELLLEAAKLAEDEGLKNYLELRAAAVLDDNYQKSDFAWMAMKTNTLDIVIGPIETYEDQLFGNKAAHEGYVLIKDQAWSKKLEKFSSFLPELQKGLPVDSEYKKETPGTDSDLNAYDVVFYAGDCNAGSKTIAINLPNDEEVQLKKGTRRLQLKNAMQAKFDKILVPIAQVLIDESQRQHITFDAFFENTMFHEVAHGLGIKNTINGNGTVRTALKEYASALEEGKADVLGLYMVQQLNKKGELTNDLKDNMVTFMAGIFRSVRFGASSAHGKANMIRFNFFKQMGAFTRNNDGTYTVNFEKMQTAMEMLSQVILTYQGDGDYDGVSKFVVNYGAIAEELQKDLERLSDASIPVDVVFEQGASVLGLE; encoded by the coding sequence ATGAAAAAAGCCATATCTCTTTTAGTATTCGTTTGTATCTTCTCATGTAAAGAAGAAGCTAAAGAAACCGAAACTAGTGTAACTGAAACACCGAAATTTGAAATGCAAACCAATTTAGACAAATATGTTAGCGTAAAACTAATTAGTGATTTAAGTGTATTGTCTGCAAAAGAAAAACAAATGCTGCCTATTCTCATTGAAGCAGCGAACAAAATGAACGATTTGTTTTGGTATGAAGCCTATGGCGATTGTGATGCTTTACTTAACAGTATTGCAGATGAGGACACCAAGAAATTTGTAAAAATAAATTATGGCCCTTGGGACAGATTAGACAATAACAAACCATTTGTTGATGGCGTAGGAGAAAAGCCAAAAGGCGCTAACTTTTATCCAAAAGACATGACTAAAGAAGCGTTTGAAAAAGCGCGTATGGATAATAAATCGAGTCTCTACAACTTTGTGAGACGTGATAGCGAAGGTAAATTATTTACTATTCCATATCACGAAAAATTTGAAGTAGAAGTTAAACATGTGTCTGAGTTATTATTAGAAGCAGCTAAACTAGCTGAAGATGAAGGGCTTAAAAACTATTTAGAACTTAGAGCGGCAGCGGTATTAGATGATAACTACCAGAAAAGTGATTTTGCTTGGATGGCTATGAAAACAAACACTTTGGATATTGTTATAGGCCCAATAGAGACTTACGAAGACCAATTGTTTGGAAACAAAGCAGCACATGAAGGTTATGTGTTAATTAAAGATCAGGCTTGGAGTAAAAAATTAGAAAAATTCAGTAGCTTTTTACCAGAGCTTCAAAAGGGATTACCGGTTGATTCAGAATACAAAAAAGAAACGCCAGGTACAGATAGTGATTTAAATGCCTACGATGTGGTGTTTTATGCTGGCGATTGTAATGCAGGCAGTAAAACTATTGCTATTAACTTACCAAATGACGAAGAGGTTCAGCTTAAAAAAGGAACAAGACGCTTGCAGCTAAAAAATGCCATGCAGGCTAAATTTGATAAAATATTAGTACCGATAGCGCAGGTTTTGATAGATGAAAGCCAGCGTCAACACATTACCTTTGATGCCTTTTTTGAAAACACGATGTTTCATGAAGTGGCACACGGTTTAGGAATAAAGAATACCATTAACGGAAATGGAACAGTAAGAACAGCACTAAAAGAATACGCTAGTGCCTTAGAAGAAGGTAAGGCCGATGTTTTAGGATTATACATGGTGCAACAACTCAATAAAAAAGGAGAATTAACTAATGATTTGAAAGATAACATGGTCACTTTTATGGCTGGTATTTTTAGATCGGTTCGTTTTGGAGCATCAAGTGCACACGGTAAGGCGAATATGATTCGTTTTAATTTCTTTAAACAAATGGGAGCATTTACCAGAAATAACGATGGGACCTATACCGTAAATTTTGAAAAAATGCAGACTGCTATGGAAATGCTATCACAAGTTATTTTAACCTATCAAGGTGATGGCGATTATGATGGTGTTTCAAAATTTGTAGTGAATTATGGTGCCATTGCAGAAGAACTTCAAAAGGATTTAGAGCGTTTAAGTGATGCTAGTATTCCGGTAGATGTTGTGTTTGAGCAAGGTGCTTCAGTATTAGGTCTGGAGTAG
- a CDS encoding alpha/beta hydrolase — protein MAYWLQTLILILVIYFVISIALYYLQDYILFKPEKLPKDFQFLYDNQETEEYNLETRDGAIINGVLFKPKEKSKGLVLYLKGNSKSIKGWGKFAVDFTRLNYSVLMVDYRGFGKSTGRRSQKAIKRDLQEVYNKIKEKTTEDRIIIYGRSLGSGFATKLASTNDPKMLILDAPYYSLTKVTGRYMPFMPLSVLLKYPLPTYKWLKYVQCPIHIIHGTNDKLIPFKSSIKLSKVNPKLTKLHSVIGGGHKNLNNFESYHAMIRDILNAKHEPIDLSTTSINVIHSRKKSKPKP, from the coding sequence ATGGCTTATTGGTTACAGACGCTAATACTTATATTAGTCATATATTTTGTCATTAGTATTGCGTTATATTATTTACAGGATTATATTTTATTCAAGCCAGAAAAGCTTCCTAAAGACTTTCAGTTTTTGTACGACAATCAGGAAACCGAAGAATATAATCTCGAGACCCGAGATGGCGCAATTATTAATGGCGTGTTATTCAAACCAAAAGAAAAGTCTAAAGGCTTGGTTTTGTATTTAAAAGGAAATTCTAAAAGTATTAAGGGTTGGGGTAAATTTGCTGTAGATTTTACCAGACTTAATTATAGTGTGCTCATGGTCGATTATCGTGGCTTTGGAAAAAGCACGGGAAGGCGTTCGCAAAAAGCTATTAAAAGAGATTTACAGGAAGTTTATAATAAGATAAAAGAGAAAACAACCGAAGATAGAATTATTATTTACGGGCGTTCATTAGGTTCTGGTTTTGCAACAAAACTAGCATCAACCAATGATCCTAAAATGCTCATTTTAGATGCCCCCTACTACAGCTTAACAAAAGTAACTGGCCGTTATATGCCTTTTATGCCACTGTCTGTTTTGCTAAAATATCCATTACCTACTTATAAATGGCTAAAATATGTGCAATGTCCCATTCATATTATTCATGGTACGAATGATAAGTTGATTCCTTTTAAAAGCAGTATTAAATTATCTAAAGTAAACCCAAAATTAACCAAATTACATAGTGTTATTGGGGGTGGACATAAAAACCTAAATAATTTTGAATCGTATCACGCTATGATTCGTGATATTTTAAATGCAAAACACGAACCAATAGATTTATCAACTACAAGTATTAATGTCATACACTCACGCAAAAAAAGTAAACCAAAGCCTTAA
- a CDS encoding alpha/beta hydrolase codes for MFQEKLLFLPTTLAADYEFTSQYNFEELMLKTEDNAALNAIHYKTKKPNGVILYFHGNAGDLSRWSKICEFFVAKNYDVLVMDYRSYGKSTGKLSEQTFYDDAQLFYNYLLKQYHPSEITVYGRSLGTGMATYIASKNKIKQLILETPYSSIVDVAKHRFPIFPIKALLKYTFPSKDFIKNVDCPITIFHGTDDSVVPFKLGKKLAKEAKEGQINFITINGGNHNNLIAFDDYVKGIDKVLD; via the coding sequence ATGTTTCAAGAAAAACTACTCTTTTTACCAACAACGCTAGCAGCAGACTACGAATTTACTTCGCAGTATAATTTTGAGGAATTAATGCTTAAAACCGAAGATAATGCGGCGTTAAATGCCATTCACTATAAAACTAAAAAGCCCAATGGGGTTATTTTATATTTCCATGGGAATGCCGGCGATTTATCCCGTTGGTCTAAAATCTGCGAATTTTTTGTGGCCAAAAACTATGATGTATTGGTTATGGATTATCGTAGCTATGGAAAGAGCACTGGGAAGTTAAGTGAACAAACCTTTTATGATGATGCACAGTTGTTTTATAATTATTTACTGAAACAGTATCACCCATCAGAAATCACGGTTTATGGTCGCTCATTAGGTACAGGAATGGCGACTTATATTGCTTCAAAAAATAAAATAAAACAGCTCATTTTAGAAACCCCCTATTCCAGTATTGTTGATGTTGCAAAACACCGTTTTCCAATTTTTCCAATAAAAGCCTTGTTGAAATATACCTTTCCTTCTAAAGATTTTATTAAAAATGTGGACTGTCCAATCACTATTTTTCATGGTACAGACGATAGTGTTGTGCCCTTTAAATTAGGTAAAAAATTGGCTAAGGAAGCAAAAGAGGGGCAAATTAATTTTATAACTATTAATGGCGGAAACCACAATAATCTCATTGCTTTTGATGACTATGTAAAGGGAATTGATAAAGTTTTAGATTAA
- the lysS gene encoding lysine--tRNA ligase yields the protein MSQLSEQELVRREKLAKLRELGINPYPADLFPVSETSKQVKQDFKEGKQVVIAGRLMSRRIQGNASFAELQDSDGRIQVYFNRDEICTGEDKSKYNNIYKKLLDIGDFIGIEGELFTTKVGEKTVMVKDFKLLSKALKPLPLPKVDAEGNAHDAFVDPEMRYRQRYADLAVNPHVKEVFVKRTKLFNAMRNFFNDAGYFEVETPILQPIPGGAAARPFMTHHNSLDMPLYMRIANELYLKRLIVGGFDGVYEFSKNFRNEGMDRTHNPEFTAMEIYVAYKDYNWMMDFCERLLEHCALAVNGTSEATFGKHKINFKAPYKRITMADSIKEFTGFDINGKTEDEIRSAAKGMGIAVDATMGKGKLIDEIFGEKCEGNYIQPTFITDYPKEMSPLCKEHRENPELTERFELMVCGKEIANAYSELNDPIDQRERFEHQLKLAQKGDDEATEFIDYDFLRALEYGMPPTSGMGIGMDRLIMFLTNNQSIQEVLFFPQMRPEKKQVEMNEEEKAVFNILKKTTPIDLNDLKTQSGLSNKKWDKTIKGLTKIGVAKVSKTDAGLFVELV from the coding sequence ATGTCACAATTATCTGAGCAAGAGCTCGTACGAAGAGAAAAACTCGCGAAACTACGTGAGTTAGGTATTAACCCCTATCCAGCAGATTTATTTCCAGTATCTGAAACCTCTAAGCAGGTCAAACAGGACTTTAAAGAAGGGAAACAGGTGGTTATCGCTGGCCGATTAATGTCTCGACGTATTCAAGGTAACGCTAGTTTTGCTGAATTGCAAGATAGCGACGGTAGAATACAAGTTTATTTTAATAGAGATGAAATCTGTACGGGAGAAGATAAAAGCAAGTACAATAACATCTATAAGAAGCTTTTAGATATTGGCGATTTTATTGGGATTGAAGGGGAGTTATTTACCACTAAGGTTGGGGAAAAAACAGTCATGGTAAAAGACTTTAAACTCTTAAGCAAAGCCCTAAAACCCTTACCATTACCAAAAGTAGATGCCGAAGGTAATGCGCACGATGCTTTTGTAGATCCAGAAATGCGTTACAGACAGCGTTATGCTGATTTAGCGGTGAATCCGCACGTGAAAGAGGTTTTCGTAAAGCGTACTAAATTGTTTAATGCGATGCGTAATTTCTTTAATGACGCTGGATATTTCGAAGTAGAAACACCCATTTTACAACCCATCCCTGGCGGTGCGGCAGCACGTCCTTTTATGACGCATCACAACAGCTTAGATATGCCATTGTATATGCGAATTGCAAACGAGTTGTATCTCAAACGTTTAATCGTTGGTGGTTTTGATGGTGTCTATGAGTTTTCTAAAAACTTTAGAAATGAAGGTATGGACCGTACCCACAATCCAGAATTTACAGCCATGGAAATTTATGTAGCCTATAAAGACTACAATTGGATGATGGACTTTTGTGAGCGTCTTTTAGAACATTGTGCTCTAGCGGTAAATGGAACCTCTGAAGCTACTTTTGGTAAGCATAAAATAAACTTTAAAGCACCTTATAAGCGTATTACCATGGCAGACTCAATTAAAGAGTTTACTGGTTTTGATATTAACGGCAAGACAGAAGATGAAATTCGTAGCGCTGCAAAAGGCATGGGAATCGCTGTCGATGCAACAATGGGAAAAGGGAAGTTAATTGATGAAATCTTTGGCGAAAAATGCGAAGGGAATTACATCCAACCTACTTTTATTACAGACTACCCGAAAGAGATGAGTCCGTTATGTAAAGAACATCGTGAAAACCCTGAATTGACCGAGCGTTTTGAGTTGATGGTTTGCGGAAAAGAAATCGCAAATGCCTATTCAGAACTAAACGATCCTATAGACCAACGTGAGCGTTTTGAGCACCAATTAAAATTAGCTCAAAAAGGCGATGATGAAGCGACTGAATTTATCGATTACGATTTTTTACGTGCTTTAGAATATGGTATGCCACCAACCTCTGGTATGGGGATTGGTATGGATCGCTTAATCATGTTTTTAACTAATAACCAGTCCATTCAAGAAGTGCTATTCTTCCCGCAAATGCGCCCTGAGAAAAAGCAAGTTGAAATGAATGAAGAAGAAAAAGCAGTCTTTAACATTTTAAAGAAAACGACACCTATAGACCTAAACGACTTAAAAACACAATCTGGTTTAAGTAATAAAAAATGGGATAAAACCATAAAAGGTTTAACGAAGATTGGTGTTGCTAAAGTTAGCAAAACTGATGCTGGCTTATTTGTTGAATTGGTCTAA
- a CDS encoding YqaE/Pmp3 family membrane protein, with protein sequence MSFWRVLLSIICPPLAVLDKGCGSIIITFLLWLCGWVPGVIAALVILNNPKN encoded by the coding sequence ATGAGTTTCTGGAGAGTCCTACTTTCAATCATTTGTCCGCCCTTAGCTGTTTTAGATAAAGGCTGCGGTTCTATTATTATCACTTTTTTATTGTGGCTTTGCGGTTGGGTTCCAGGTGTAATTGCGGCTTTAGTAATCTTAAACAATCCTAAGAACTAA
- the lipB gene encoding lipoyl(octanoyl) transferase LipB has product MNKQIALQDLGSKDFKDTWDYQEELFKGILDTKIKNKREAAGLETKNYFLFVTHPHVYTLGKSGDVSNLLLDEQQLTEKGATFYKINRGGDITYHGPGQIVGYPILDLDNFFTDIHKYLRFLEEMIILTLDEYGLKAERSPGETGVWLDVGTPFARKICAMGVRASRWVTMHGFALNVNANLGYFDNIIPCGIRGKAVTSLNVELGKKEVDEAEVKAKLLKHFTTLFEAEFVK; this is encoded by the coding sequence ATGAATAAACAGATTGCATTACAAGATTTAGGCTCTAAAGATTTTAAAGATACTTGGGATTATCAGGAGGAATTATTTAAAGGAATTTTAGATACTAAAATTAAAAACAAGAGAGAAGCCGCGGGTTTAGAAACCAAAAACTATTTTTTGTTTGTAACGCATCCGCATGTGTACACCTTAGGTAAAAGTGGTGATGTCTCTAATTTATTGTTAGATGAACAACAACTTACCGAAAAAGGAGCAACCTTCTATAAAATAAATAGAGGAGGCGATATTACGTATCATGGACCGGGACAAATCGTGGGTTATCCTATTTTAGATTTAGACAATTTTTTTACAGACATTCATAAATATCTTCGTTTTCTTGAGGAAATGATTATTCTTACGCTTGATGAATATGGTTTAAAAGCGGAGCGTTCTCCAGGAGAAACAGGGGTTTGGTTAGATGTAGGAACACCATTTGCTAGAAAAATTTGTGCTATGGGCGTTCGTGCCAGTCGTTGGGTAACCATGCATGGTTTTGCTTTGAACGTTAATGCTAATTTGGGGTATTTTGATAATATTATTCCCTGTGGTATTCGTGGTAAGGCGGTGACTTCGCTTAATGTGGAATTAGGTAAAAAAGAAGTAGATGAAGCTGAAGTAAAAGCAAAATTACTGAAGCATTTTACGACACTTTTTGAGGCAGAGTTTGTAAAGTAA